A genome region from Natronosalvus rutilus includes the following:
- a CDS encoding DNA-directed RNA polymerase subunit A', with protein sequence MQHSTPKDIGSINFGLMEPEEYREMSATKIITADTYDDDGFPIDMGLMDPRLGVIDPGLECKTCGKHSGSCNGHFGHIELAAPVIHVGFTKLIRRLLRGTCRECSKLLLTEDERQEFRDQITEYRKLGHDLNDVTKAAIRQARKKDRCPFCAEIQYDIDHEKPTTYYEVQQVLTSEYSQRIAGAMQGNEEEGIDRTTPDELAEKTDIELTRINEILSGSFRPREDQRKAIEKALDIDLTEEDTNKLMPSDIRDWFEAIPDEDLEVLGIDASRSRPEWMILTVLPVPPVTARPSITLDNGQRSEDDLTHKLVDIIRINQRFMENREAGAPQLIIEDLWELLQYHVTTFMDNEISGTPPARHRSGRPLKTLSQRLKGKEGRFRGSLSGKRVNFSARTVISPDPTLSLNEVGVPDRVATEMTQTMLVTERNLEEARRYVANGPNSHPGANYVRRPDGRRLKVTEKNCEALAGLSEEGELESSQTIGPGWEVNRHLIDGDIVIFNRQPSLHRMSIMAHEVVVMPYKTFRLNTVVCPPYNADFDGDEMNMHALQNEEARAEARVLMRVQEQILSPRFGKNIIGAIQDHISGTYLLTKDNPRFNETQALDLLRATRIDELPEPSGIDDEDEPFWTGRDVFSELLPDDMNLEFTGTVGDDVVIEDGQLVSGTIAEDEVGEFGGEIVDAITKQYGNTRSRVFINELSTLAMRAIMHFGFSIGIDDETIPAEAEARIDETIEEAYDRVAELIEAYEHNELESLPGRTLDETLEMKIMQTLSRARDNAGNIAEEHFEGDNPAVVMAESGARGSMLNLTQMAGCVGQQAVRGERINRGYENRTLSHYQQNDLSAEAHGFVESSYTVGLDPREFFFHAMGGREGLVDTAVRTSKSGYLQRRLINALSELEAQYDGTVRDTGDTIVQFEFGEDGTSPVQVAYDDDHDVDVEGIAETVLEEEFDSEAEREAFLSGKRIETNLSEHADSRRVAEPEGVSSDD encoded by the coding sequence ATGCAACACAGCACACCCAAAGACATCGGATCGATCAACTTCGGGCTCATGGAGCCCGAAGAGTACCGGGAGATGAGCGCGACGAAGATCATCACCGCCGACACCTACGACGACGACGGCTTCCCCATCGACATGGGGTTGATGGATCCCAGACTGGGCGTCATCGACCCCGGACTCGAGTGCAAGACCTGTGGGAAGCACTCGGGGTCGTGTAACGGCCACTTTGGCCACATCGAACTCGCGGCGCCGGTGATCCACGTCGGCTTCACCAAACTCATCCGACGACTACTCCGCGGGACCTGCCGTGAGTGTTCGAAGCTCCTGCTCACCGAGGACGAGCGCCAGGAGTTTCGCGACCAGATCACGGAGTACCGAAAGCTGGGTCACGACCTGAACGACGTGACGAAGGCGGCGATCCGGCAGGCACGAAAGAAGGACCGATGTCCGTTCTGTGCCGAAATCCAGTACGACATCGACCACGAGAAGCCGACCACGTACTACGAGGTCCAGCAGGTTCTTACGAGCGAGTACTCCCAGCGCATCGCCGGTGCGATGCAGGGCAACGAGGAGGAGGGCATCGACCGAACGACGCCCGACGAACTCGCAGAGAAGACCGACATCGAGCTCACCCGGATCAACGAGATCCTCTCGGGTTCGTTCCGTCCGCGCGAGGATCAGCGCAAGGCGATCGAGAAGGCCCTCGACATCGACCTGACCGAGGAGGACACGAACAAGCTGATGCCCTCGGACATCCGCGACTGGTTCGAGGCGATCCCGGACGAGGATCTCGAGGTACTCGGCATCGACGCCAGTCGTTCCCGTCCCGAGTGGATGATTCTGACGGTGCTGCCGGTACCGCCGGTCACCGCTCGCCCGTCGATCACGCTGGACAACGGTCAGCGCAGCGAGGACGACCTCACCCACAAGCTGGTCGACATCATCCGGATCAACCAGCGGTTCATGGAGAACCGCGAGGCCGGTGCGCCCCAGCTGATCATCGAGGACCTGTGGGAACTGCTCCAGTACCACGTCACGACGTTCATGGACAACGAGATTTCGGGCACGCCGCCGGCGCGACACCGCTCCGGACGGCCCCTGAAGACCCTCTCCCAGCGGCTAAAGGGGAAGGAAGGCCGGTTCCGCGGTTCGCTGTCCGGGAAGCGTGTCAACTTCTCGGCCCGGACCGTCATCTCACCCGACCCCACCCTGAGCCTCAACGAGGTCGGCGTCCCCGACCGCGTGGCGACGGAGATGACCCAGACGATGCTCGTCACCGAACGCAACTTAGAGGAGGCTCGACGCTACGTCGCCAACGGGCCGAACAGCCACCCCGGCGCGAACTACGTGCGACGACCGGACGGCCGCCGCCTCAAGGTGACCGAGAAGAACTGCGAGGCGCTCGCGGGGCTGTCCGAGGAAGGTGAACTCGAGAGTTCCCAGACGATCGGTCCAGGCTGGGAGGTTAACCGGCACCTGATCGACGGCGACATCGTCATCTTCAACCGCCAGCCGTCGCTTCACCGGATGTCGATCATGGCCCACGAGGTCGTGGTCATGCCGTACAAGACCTTCCGGCTGAATACCGTCGTCTGTCCGCCGTACAACGCCGACTTCGACGGCGACGAGATGAACATGCACGCCCTACAGAACGAGGAGGCCCGCGCGGAGGCGCGCGTCCTCATGCGCGTGCAAGAACAGATCCTGAGCCCCCGCTTCGGAAAGAACATCATCGGGGCGATTCAGGACCACATCTCCGGGACGTACCTGCTGACGAAGGACAACCCCCGGTTCAACGAGACGCAGGCGCTCGACTTGCTCCGGGCGACCCGGATCGACGAATTGCCCGAACCCAGCGGCATCGACGACGAGGACGAACCGTTCTGGACCGGCCGGGACGTCTTCTCCGAACTGCTGCCCGACGACATGAACCTCGAGTTCACGGGAACGGTCGGTGACGACGTCGTCATCGAGGATGGCCAGCTCGTCTCCGGAACGATCGCCGAGGACGAAGTCGGCGAGTTCGGCGGCGAGATCGTCGACGCGATCACGAAGCAGTACGGGAACACGCGCTCGCGCGTCTTCATCAACGAACTCTCGACGCTCGCGATGCGGGCGATCATGCACTTCGGGTTCTCGATCGGGATCGACGACGAGACGATTCCGGCCGAGGCCGAAGCGCGCATCGACGAGACGATCGAGGAGGCCTACGATCGCGTCGCGGAACTCATCGAGGCCTACGAGCACAACGAACTCGAGAGCCTGCCCGGGCGGACGCTCGACGAGACGCTCGAAATGAAGATTATGCAGACGCTCTCGCGGGCGCGTGACAACGCGGGGAACATCGCTGAGGAGCACTTCGAGGGCGACAACCCCGCGGTCGTCATGGCCGAATCCGGGGCGCGTGGCTCGATGCTCAACCTGACCCAGATGGCCGGCTGTGTCGGCCAGCAGGCAGTTCGTGGCGAGCGGATCAACCGCGGCTACGAGAACCGCACCCTGAGCCACTACCAGCAAAACGACCTCTCCGCGGAGGCCCACGGCTTCGTCGAGAGTTCCTATACGGTCGGCCTGGACCCACGGGAGTTCTTCTTCCACGCGATGGGTGGCCGCGAGGGGCTGGTCGACACGGCAGTCCGGACCTCGAAGTCCGGCTACCTCCAGCGTCGGCTGATCAATGCGCTCTCGGAACTCGAGGCCCAGTACGACGGCACCGTCCGGGACACGGGCGACACCATCGTGCAGTTCGAGTTCGGCGAGGACGGCACCTCGCCAGTGCAGGTGGCCTACGACGACGACCACGACGTCGACGTCGAGGGCATCGCCGAGACGGTGCTCGAAGAGGAGTTCGACTCCGAGGCCGAGCGCGAGGCGTTCCTCTCGGGCAAGCGGATCGAGACGAACCTCTCGGAACACGCCGACAGCCGTCGAGTTGCCGAGCCCGAGGGGGTGAGCTCGGATGACTAA
- the rpoA2 gene encoding DNA-directed RNA polymerase subunit A'', giving the protein MTKTENVFVQDYDVDDDAIVIVEDSELPRRLKDRVYAVLEDQGDVTIEQAQDIVSAVETEYVETRVDPLDPVGTVSAQSIGEPGTQLTMNTFHYAGVAEIDVTQGLPRLIELVDARKTPDTPTMQVHLAEEYATEREKAHEVVWNIEATKILALGDVSTNVADMRVQIDLNQDTLEERLITAEEVAEIIEDSLGVSTTQQGTQIEFGPEEPSYRDLLQLVEELRDITFKGIEDISRVVIRREDLEVETDDGVEEREEFVLYTEGSAFGDVLSIEGVDASRTTCNNIHEIHRNLGIEAAREAIIEETNNTLAEQGLDDVNVRHLMLVADMMTNEGTIESIGRHGISGSKDSVLARAAFEVTVNHLLNAAIHGEIDELDGVTENVIVGKPIKLGTGDVDLRMGSSPNRAD; this is encoded by the coding sequence ATGACTAAGACCGAGAACGTCTTCGTCCAGGACTACGACGTCGACGACGACGCCATCGTCATCGTCGAGGATAGCGAACTCCCGCGACGGCTCAAGGATCGCGTCTACGCGGTGCTCGAGGATCAGGGAGACGTAACGATCGAGCAGGCCCAGGATATCGTCAGCGCCGTCGAAACCGAGTACGTCGAGACGCGCGTCGACCCGCTCGACCCCGTCGGGACCGTCAGCGCCCAGTCCATCGGGGAGCCCGGGACGCAGCTGACGATGAACACGTTCCACTATGCAGGGGTTGCCGAGATCGACGTCACCCAGGGACTGCCCCGACTGATCGAACTCGTCGACGCCCGGAAGACGCCGGACACGCCGACGATGCAGGTCCACCTCGCAGAGGAGTACGCGACCGAACGCGAGAAAGCTCACGAAGTCGTCTGGAACATCGAGGCGACGAAAATCCTCGCGCTGGGCGACGTGTCGACGAACGTCGCCGACATGCGCGTCCAGATCGACCTCAACCAGGACACGCTCGAGGAGCGACTCATCACGGCCGAGGAGGTTGCCGAGATCATCGAAGACTCCCTGGGCGTGTCGACGACCCAGCAGGGAACCCAGATCGAGTTCGGCCCAGAAGAGCCGTCCTACCGGGACCTCCTCCAGCTGGTCGAGGAGCTCCGGGACATCACGTTCAAGGGGATCGAGGACATCTCGCGGGTCGTCATCCGCCGGGAGGACCTCGAGGTCGAGACCGACGATGGCGTCGAGGAGCGCGAGGAGTTCGTGCTCTACACCGAGGGGTCGGCCTTCGGCGACGTGCTCTCGATCGAGGGCGTCGACGCCTCGCGGACGACCTGTAACAACATCCACGAGATTCACCGCAATCTCGGCATCGAGGCCGCCCGCGAGGCGATCATCGAGGAGACGAACAACACGCTGGCCGAGCAGGGGCTCGACGACGTGAACGTTCGCCACCTGATGCTGGTCGCCGACATGATGACCAACGAGGGGACGATCGAGTCGATCGGTCGTCACGGCATCTCGGGTTCGAAGGACTCCGTGCTCGCCCGCGCGGCGTTCGAGGTGACGGTCAACCACCTGCTCAACGCCGCCATCCACGGAGAGATCGACGAACTCGACGGCGTCACCGAGAACGTCATCGTCGGCAAGCCGATCAAGCTCGGTACCGGCGACGTCGACCTGCGGATGGGGTCGTCGCCGAATCGGGCGGACTGA
- a CDS encoding NusA-like transcription termination signal-binding factor: MTITLEDDARQFIALFEDVSGISGQDCLVFEDHLVIVVPAGTMGQAVGARGQHVQQFERRTGRSVRLVEGSNDPEAFVANTLAPAAVRNVTISENDTTVAYVEVPEDDRGVAIGTDGRRIEDARTLADRHFGIDDVQLA, from the coding sequence ATGACCATCACCCTCGAGGACGACGCACGCCAGTTCATCGCCCTATTCGAGGACGTCTCCGGAATCTCCGGCCAGGACTGTCTCGTCTTCGAGGACCACCTGGTGATCGTCGTCCCCGCGGGGACGATGGGGCAGGCAGTCGGCGCCCGCGGACAGCACGTCCAGCAGTTCGAGCGCCGAACGGGGCGATCCGTGAGGCTAGTCGAGGGCTCGAACGACCCCGAGGCGTTCGTGGCGAATACCCTGGCGCCCGCGGCGGTCCGCAACGTCACGATCAGCGAGAACGACACGACGGTCGCCTACGTCGAGGTGCCCGAGGACGACCGTGGGGTCGCCATCGGCACCGACGGCCGACGAATCGAGGACGCGCGGACGCTCGCCGACCGTCACTTCGGGATCGACGACGTGCAGTTAGCCTGA
- a CDS encoding alpha-hydroxy-acid oxidizing protein — translation MTDDGPTYGRERLTEIYTQGMLAGQPPSLPPSYEALETAAEAELEPEAFGYVAGSAGAERTKAANRTAFEQWRIVPRMLRDVATRDLSVDLFGETYPAPVALAPIGVQSILHEEAELASARAAAGLGLPFVQSTAASETLEDVAVATGDAPAWFQLYWSSDRDLTESFVSRAEIAGYEVLVVTVDTPIISWRERDVEQAYLPFLDGEGVANYFSDPAFRDRLADPPEENPDAAVMKFVDVFGDASLTWDDLEWLAGLTDLPILVKGIVHPEDASLALESGADGVIVSNHGGRQVDNALPAIEALPRVVDRLASEGYGDAPVLFDSGIRRGADAVTSLALGAEMILLGRPYVYGLAIDGEDGVREVCRNFLADLDLTLGLAGHASVTELDRSSVVPADGSFELE, via the coding sequence ATGACCGACGATGGGCCAACCTACGGCCGGGAACGGCTGACCGAGATCTACACACAGGGAATGCTCGCCGGACAGCCACCCTCGCTGCCGCCGTCCTACGAGGCGCTCGAGACGGCAGCCGAGGCGGAACTCGAGCCAGAGGCGTTCGGCTACGTCGCAGGAAGCGCCGGAGCTGAACGGACGAAAGCGGCGAACCGGACGGCGTTCGAGCAGTGGCGGATCGTCCCGCGGATGCTCAGGGACGTCGCTACGCGGGACCTCTCGGTCGACCTGTTCGGCGAAACCTACCCCGCTCCGGTTGCGCTGGCACCGATCGGGGTTCAGTCGATCCTCCACGAGGAGGCGGAACTCGCCTCGGCGCGGGCGGCCGCCGGTCTCGGTCTGCCGTTCGTCCAGAGCACCGCCGCCTCCGAGACGCTCGAGGACGTCGCCGTGGCAACCGGCGACGCGCCCGCGTGGTTCCAGCTCTACTGGAGTTCAGATCGCGACCTCACGGAGAGTTTCGTCTCGCGCGCGGAAATCGCGGGCTACGAGGTGCTGGTCGTCACGGTCGACACGCCGATCATCAGCTGGCGCGAGCGCGACGTCGAACAGGCGTACCTCCCGTTCCTCGACGGCGAGGGCGTCGCGAACTACTTCTCGGATCCGGCGTTCCGGGACCGGCTCGCCGATCCGCCCGAGGAGAACCCCGACGCCGCGGTCATGAAGTTCGTGGACGTCTTCGGCGACGCCTCACTGACGTGGGACGACCTCGAGTGGCTCGCCGGTCTCACCGACCTGCCGATTCTCGTCAAAGGAATCGTCCACCCGGAAGACGCCTCATTGGCGCTCGAGTCCGGCGCCGACGGCGTAATCGTCTCCAACCACGGCGGGCGCCAGGTCGACAACGCGCTCCCTGCGATCGAAGCGCTCCCTCGAGTGGTCGACCGACTGGCCAGCGAGGGGTACGGCGACGCTCCGGTACTCTTCGACAGTGGCATTCGTCGCGGTGCGGACGCCGTCACGTCGCTTGCCCTCGGCGCCGAGATGATCCTGCTCGGACGCCCCTACGTGTACGGCCTCGCGATCGACGGCGAAGACGGGGTTCGGGAGGTCTGCCGGAACTTTCTGGCGGACCTCGACCTGACGCTCGGACTGGCGGGTCACGCGTCCGTCACGGAACTCGACCGGTCGTCGGTCGTTCCCGCGGACGGTTCGTTCGAACTCGAGTGA